ATGAAGAGGACCTCATCCGATCGTACGCACCCGGAGCCGCTTTTCATGAGTCCTGTCGGTCCCAGATGTCCTATGCCCTGTCCTGGCCAGACCTCCTCATCCTGTGTCGCACCGGGGAAAGCGGGTATCTTCGCCTTCCTTGTCTTCGTCCTTCTCCTCACCCCCCGGACGGTTTCGGCCGTCGAGCATCCGTTTCTGCTCTTTGCGGCCCAGGAGCTGCCCCGCCTGCGGGCCGCCGCTGCCACCACCCATAGCGAGATCTGGCAGGCCATTCAGGGCTTCGCCGACCAGCACCTGGGCCAGGTGCCGCCCGGCGCCCCGGCCTCCAACCAGGCCATCATGGCTGCCGGCAACAAGATCCTGCCCTTCGCCTTTGCCTTCCGTCTCACCGGCGATGCCCGTTACGGCCTCCTGGCCAAATCCTGGATCCTCGGGGTGTGCAGCTATCCCCACTGGGGCTTGGCCAACAAGGTGGACAACGATCTGCCGGCGGCTCATCTGGTGACCGGGGTCAGCCTTGGCCTGGACTGGGCCTGGGAGGCCTTCACCCCGGCGGAGCGGCGCCTGGTGCTGGCCAAGCTGACCCTCCAGGCGGACCGCCTGCTGGCAGCGGCCCGCTCCGGGTGGTGGGGGCCGGCCCTGGGCTCCAACCACAACTGGGTGAACCACGCCGCCTTGGGGCTGGCTGGCCTCCTCTTGCCGGCGGTCACCGGCCAGGACCACGGCTGGCTCCTGGCGGCCCAGAACAACACCGACGCCGTTCTGGCTGACCTGGCCGGGGTGGGGGACGGCAGCCATCACGAGGGCATCCATTACGCGGACTACGGCGCCCGGCGGCTGGTGCTCCTGCTGCAGGCCCTGCGCCAGAATGGTCATCCGGACCGCTTTGACCATCCCTGGCTGCGGCAGCTGGCTCGCTGGCACCTCTACGTCACCCTGCCCAACCCGGAATTCGTCCTCAACATCGCCGACAGCTACTACCCCTTCCAGGGCTCCCTGGCCCTGATCCGGGGACTGGCCGCCGAGTACCGGGATGGCCACGCCGAGTGGCTGGCCCGGCAATGGCTGGCCAGGCCGACCATCGCCACCAGCGAGACCCGGGCCACCCACGCGCCCCTGGAATTCCTTGCCTTCGATCCAACCGTGGCCCCGCAGCCGCCGGATGACCTGCCCACCTCCACCCTGTTCCCGGACTGGGGGGTGGCGGTGATGCGCTCCGGCTGGGAGCCGGACGCCACCTAT
The DNA window shown above is from Thermodesulfobacteriota bacterium and carries:
- a CDS encoding heparinase II/III family protein; translated protein: MPCPGQTSSSCVAPGKAGIFAFLVFVLLLTPRTVSAVEHPFLLFAAQELPRLRAAAATTHSEIWQAIQGFADQHLGQVPPGAPASNQAIMAAGNKILPFAFAFRLTGDARYGLLAKSWILGVCSYPHWGLANKVDNDLPAAHLVTGVSLGLDWAWEAFTPAERRLVLAKLTLQADRLLAAARSGWWGPALGSNHNWVNHAALGLAGLLLPAVTGQDHGWLLAAQNNTDAVLADLAGVGDGSHHEGIHYADYGARRLVLLLQALRQNGHPDRFDHPWLRQLARWHLYVTLPNPEFVLNIADSYYPFQGSLALIRGLAAEYRDGHAEWLARQWLARPTIATSETRATHAPLEFLAFDPTVAPQPPDDLPTSTLFPDWGVAVMRSGWEPDATYLAFKSGAPGGRFRFETARRTGDTQAVGFGHNHPDQNSIMLYSQGLPLALDPGYQMPKWSRDHNTVIVDGQGQVGEGWLWLRSNEPELLASDGAIAQLTSLPGFDYCLGQAANAYPDHLGLTRFDRSLLFIKPNLVVMTDRLEADQPHRYELVLRNLGDGFQLQERWLVSRMGLGRLATWIAAPRAFRLEVDHGRGPHNWQYPQGVPGPWHRARLRPAEEATTARFTTVLFPGRADEDLPLVGQAASGAARRIAVQDGADLDLIFLANGSASWSFPSAASDGRQVVLRRQDGQLARLLLRQGSYLALQGEAGRWTPVVQALGGSATVEVDYEPGAVAVSCQPGDEAPSLLAVHAPAAETVLLNGVAQPFARDGELVLLRLGRADG